A single window of Sphingobacteriales bacterium DNA harbors:
- a CDS encoding acyltransferase, translating to MKDLSNRILGLDILRSLAILMVVFAHASTLFNPLIYIPFLGIFVGKFLAISGVLSFLAIELFFVLSGFLISKILLDILSKEKLSFDILFRKFWIRRWLRTLPNYYWILFLNILIFCVIIKKYTFDRRYLFFLQNIYTPHPSFFREAWSLAVEEWYYLISPLVLITFINLLKHNVKSAFLFSSIAILVAIVVLKLIFVQNTTTDFDEDIRKIVIFRFDSLCIGAITSWLYHYYKAYFFKYKNVLFIISCILLLFFINIFYLIFENNYELYRNNMYIKNFINYGFSPISAVLFAMCFPYFYSIKNIKIGNIFFAITSKISYSMYLIHLFIYYLFFHQKIVPNTITQSLIFGTIYFVAVYVLSYINYQLIEKLFLGIRDSKFPNIS from the coding sequence TTGAAAGACTTATCCAACAGAATTTTAGGCTTAGATATTTTGAGAAGTTTGGCAATTTTAATGGTTGTATTTGCACATGCATCAACTTTGTTTAATCCATTAATTTATATTCCATTTTTAGGAATATTTGTAGGAAAATTTTTGGCAATTAGTGGTGTTTTATCTTTTTTAGCTATTGAGTTGTTTTTTGTTTTAAGTGGATTTTTAATTTCTAAGATTTTGTTAGATATATTAAGCAAAGAGAAATTAAGCTTTGATATTCTTTTTAGAAAATTTTGGATTAGAAGATGGTTGCGAACATTGCCAAATTACTATTGGATTTTGTTTTTGAATATTCTGATATTTTGTGTCATTATCAAAAAATATACTTTTGACAGGCGATATTTATTTTTTTTGCAAAATATATATACACCACATCCTTCATTTTTTAGAGAAGCATGGAGCTTGGCTGTTGAAGAATGGTACTATCTAATTTCGCCATTAGTACTTATTACATTTATAAATCTTTTAAAGCATAATGTAAAGTCTGCATTTTTATTTTCATCAATTGCAATACTTGTTGCAATAGTTGTGTTAAAGCTAATTTTTGTGCAAAATACTACAACTGACTTTGATGAAGATATACGGAAAATTGTAATTTTTAGATTTGATAGTCTTTGCATTGGTGCAATTACATCATGGTTGTATCATTATTATAAAGCATATTTTTTTAAATACAAAAATGTATTATTTATTATTTCGTGTATTTTGTTACTATTTTTTATAAATATTTTTTACCTAATTTTTGAAAACAACTATGAATTGTATAGAAATAATATGTATATTAAAAACTTTATAAATTATGGCTTCTCTCCTATTTCTGCTGTATTGTTTGCAATGTGTTTCCCATACTTCTACTCAATAAAAAATATAAAAATTGGCAATATATTTTTTGCTATAACAAGTAAGATTTCATATTCTATGTATTTAATTCATTTGTTTATATATTATCTATTCTTTCACCAAAAAATAGTACCTAATACAATTACACAAAGTTTAATTTTTGGTACAATCTATTTTGTAGCTGTTTATGTATTGTCTTATATAAATTATCAGTTGATTGAAAAATTATTCTTAGGCATCAGAGACTCAAAATTTCCTAATATTTCCTAA
- a CDS encoding transglutaminase domain-containing protein has product MKNAPFGIELYLQPTFFIDSNHPDVIEYTKKIIQDETNPTQQAILLYNAVRDDFKYNPYNINLKHEELKASTLLNRASKSGYCTEKACLLAACLRVVNIPSRMCFFDVKNHIGVDKFIDIIKTDVLTFHACTDIYLEEKWVKATPAFNKELCNKQGVPVLEFDGKTDSIFQQFDEHGNKFMEYLQDFGSFHDIPHDMFVAQLKKHYGHFFQNEESFRAMFKA; this is encoded by the coding sequence ATGAAAAATGCACCATTTGGAATTGAATTATATTTACAACCTACATTTTTTATAGATAGTAATCATCCAGATGTAATTGAATATACTAAAAAAATTATACAAGACGAAACAAATCCTACACAACAAGCAATACTATTGTATAATGCTGTGAGAGACGATTTTAAATACAATCCATACAATATAAATCTAAAACACGAAGAATTAAAAGCAAGTACACTATTAAATAGAGCAAGTAAAAGTGGCTATTGTACAGAAAAAGCATGCCTTTTAGCAGCATGTCTTCGTGTTGTCAATATACCAAGTAGAATGTGTTTTTTCGATGTAAAGAACCATATTGGTGTAGATAAATTTATAGATATCATTAAAACAGATGTACTTACATTTCATGCATGTACAGATATCTATTTGGAAGAAAAATGGGTAAAAGCAACACCAGCTTTTAATAAAGAATTATGCAACAAGCAAGGTGTTCCTGTGTTAGAATTTGATGGAAAAACAGACTCAATTTTTCAACAATTTGATGAACATGGCAATAAATTTATGGAATATCTACAAGATTTTGGTTCATTTCACGATATACCACATGATATGTTTGTAGCACAACTGAAAAAACATTATGGACATTTCTTTCAGAATGAAGAAAGTTTCAGAGCCATGTTTAAGGCATAA
- the rplM gene encoding 50S ribosomal protein L13, translated as MRNLSYKTRTVVPKDVDRTWYLVDAENKTLGRLSSEIAKILQGKNKASYTPNIDNGDYVVIINAEKVALSGNKLNAKVYIRHTGYPGGQRFMTPKEALVKKPEFILENAIKHMLPRTRLGRAMYKKLFVYAGTAHPHAAQNPKQLNINI; from the coding sequence ATGAGAAATTTAAGTTATAAAACAAGAACAGTAGTACCAAAAGATGTTGATAGAACATGGTATTTGGTAGATGCAGAAAATAAAACCTTAGGTAGATTATCTTCTGAAATTGCAAAAATTTTACAAGGAAAAAACAAAGCATCTTACACACCAAATATTGACAATGGTGACTATGTGGTTATCATCAATGCAGAAAAAGTTGCGCTTTCTGGAAATAAATTAAATGCAAAAGTGTACATCAGACACACAGGATATCCTGGTGGACAAAGATTTATGACACCTAAAGAAGCATTGGTAAAAAAACCTGAGTTTATTTTAGAGAATGCAATTAAGCACATGCTTCCAAGAACAAGATTAGGAAGAGCAATGTATAAAAAATTATTTGTATATGCTGGAACTGCACATCCACATGCTGCACAGAACCCTAAACAGTTAAATATAAACATATAA
- the rpsB gene encoding 30S ribosomal protein S2: MSTISQQELLDAGVHFGHLKKKWNPKMLPYIFMERKGIHIIDLNKTQEKLEEAGAVMKSISKSGRKILFVATKKQAKEIVSEAAKTINMPFVTERWLGGMLTNFTTIRKSIKKKQSIEKMLGDGALNNITKKEKLMLSRQQQKLDKVLGGIENLPRIPAALFLVDISHEHLALAEAKKLGLKTIGIVDTNSDPNLVDFAIPANDDATKSIQIIVNYIVEQVKDGLAERKKDKEETESKSEQAISNE, from the coding sequence ATGTCTACAATATCTCAACAAGAATTATTAGATGCTGGAGTTCACTTCGGACATTTAAAGAAAAAATGGAATCCAAAAATGTTACCATATATTTTTATGGAACGTAAAGGTATTCACATCATAGACTTGAATAAAACTCAAGAAAAATTAGAAGAAGCAGGTGCAGTAATGAAATCTATTTCTAAATCTGGAAGAAAAATTTTGTTTGTTGCTACAAAAAAACAAGCAAAAGAAATCGTTTCAGAAGCAGCAAAAACGATTAATATGCCATTTGTTACTGAAAGATGGTTAGGTGGTATGCTAACAAACTTCACTACTATCAGAAAATCTATCAAGAAAAAACAAAGCATAGAGAAAATGTTAGGTGATGGTGCATTAAACAACATCACTAAGAAAGAAAAATTAATGCTTAGCCGTCAACAACAAAAATTAGACAAAGTATTAGGTGGTATTGAAAACTTACCAAGAATACCAGCTGCATTATTTTTAGTAGATATATCTCATGAGCATTTAGCTTTAGCTGAAGCAAAAAAATTAGGCTTAAAAACTATTGGTATTGTTGATACAAATTCAGATCCAAATTTAGTAGACTTCGCAATTCCTGCAAATGATGATGCTACAAAATCTATACAAATAATTGTGAACTACATTGTAGAACAAGTAAAAGATGGATTAGCGGAGCGTAAAAAAGATAAAGAAGAAACAGAATCTAAATCTGAGCAAGCAATCTCAAACGAATAA
- a CDS encoding elongation factor Ts gives MSVNISAAEVNKLRQETGAGLMDCKKALVETNGDFEAAIDYLRKKGAKIAANRAEREANEGVVIALTSNDGTFGIAVNLCSETDFVAKNEDFINLAKNIAQIALDNQITNIDDLHNCMIDGVTIKDKLLDTVAKIGEKIEVKKFEFIKGNGVVPYIHMGYRMGVLVELNKALNDSNIVIGKDVAMQIVAMNPIAVDGTGVSEEVKAREKAVAREKAIEAGKPENIVDKIAENAVNTMIKESTLLNMPFVKDTSKTVEQYVKSEDKELQVLSFKRVTLS, from the coding sequence ATGTCAGTAAATATATCGGCAGCAGAAGTAAATAAATTAAGACAAGAAACTGGAGCAGGATTGATGGATTGCAAAAAAGCACTAGTAGAAACTAATGGCGATTTTGAAGCAGCAATTGACTACTTAAGAAAAAAAGGTGCTAAAATAGCTGCAAATAGAGCAGAAAGAGAAGCAAATGAAGGTGTTGTTATTGCATTAACTAGCAATGATGGTACATTTGGTATTGCAGTAAACTTATGTTCTGAAACAGACTTTGTTGCAAAAAATGAAGACTTTATCAACTTAGCAAAAAATATTGCACAAATAGCTTTAGACAATCAAATCACTAATATAGACGATTTACATAATTGTATGATTGATGGTGTTACTATCAAAGATAAATTATTAGATACCGTTGCTAAAATTGGTGAAAAAATTGAAGTTAAGAAATTTGAATTCATTAAAGGAAATGGAGTTGTTCCATATATCCACATGGGTTACAGAATGGGTGTTTTAGTTGAATTAAACAAAGCACTTAATGATTCAAATATAGTGATTGGAAAAGATGTTGCTATGCAAATAGTCGCAATGAATCCAATTGCAGTAGATGGTACTGGCGTTTCTGAAGAAGTAAAAGCAAGAGAAAAAGCAGTAGCAAGAGAAAAAGCAATTGAAGCAGGAAAACCAGAAAACATTGTAGACAAAATTGCTGAAAATGCTGTAAATACAATGATTAAAGAATCTACATTGTTGAACATGCCGTTTGTGAAAGACACAAGTAAAACAGTTGAACAGTATGTGAAATCTGAAGATAAAGAACTACAAGTGTTATCCTTTAAACGTGTAACATTATCATAA
- a CDS encoding UMP kinase encodes MSDIKKKRILLKLSGEALMGDQNFGIQAQTLDSFADEIAEVLSHGYEVGIVIGGGNIFRGLQAGNIGIERSQGDYMGMLATVINGMALQGALESKGVYTRLMSALNIQQVCEQYIRRRAIRHLEKKRCIIMAAGTGNPFFTTDTAAALRANEIEADLILKGTSVDGVYDADPKKVPDAKKYDTISFDEVLIKNLRIMDQTAFALCRENKMPIIVFNIKEKGNILRILQGEKIGTLIS; translated from the coding sequence ATGTCAGACATAAAAAAGAAAAGAATCTTATTAAAACTTAGTGGTGAAGCCTTGATGGGCGACCAAAATTTTGGAATTCAAGCACAAACATTAGATAGCTTTGCTGATGAAATTGCAGAAGTGTTATCGCATGGCTATGAAGTAGGAATTGTGATTGGTGGTGGCAATATTTTTAGAGGCTTACAAGCTGGAAATATTGGCATTGAACGTTCGCAAGGTGACTACATGGGTATGTTGGCAACTGTTATAAATGGAATGGCATTACAAGGTGCTTTAGAATCCAAAGGTGTATACACCAGATTAATGTCTGCACTAAATATACAACAAGTTTGCGAGCAATATATAAGACGCCGAGCAATAAGACATCTTGAGAAAAAAAGATGTATTATAATGGCAGCAGGAACAGGAAATCCATTTTTTACAACTGATACAGCAGCTGCACTTAGAGCAAACGAAATTGAAGCTGATCTAATCTTAAAAGGTACTAGTGTAGATGGTGTTTATGATGCTGACCCTAAAAAAGTACCTGATGCAAAAAAATATGATACTATTTCTTTTGATGAAGTATTGATAAAAAATTTAAGAATAATGGACCAAACGGCATTTGCATTATGCAGAGAAAATAAGATGCCTATCATTGTTTTTAATATCAAAGAAAAAGGAAATATTCTTAGAATTCTTCAAGGAGAAAAAATAGGCACTTTAATTTCCTAA
- a CDS encoding phosphatase PAP2 family protein, whose protein sequence is MLEAIVYKIAILIYSFDDSLFKFINQTIANSFFDFLMPILRNKFTWVPVYIFLFVLMYNKFKNKFILYVLYFVIGFAIVDFSTHQFLKPFFHRVRPCYNDFLQVRLLLDSCGGKWSFPSSHAANHAFISFGLLQIPLFKNKLYTILIILWPILVGFAQIYVGVHYPLDILIGYIYGILIAILWYEIFRRYLI, encoded by the coding sequence ATGCTTGAAGCTATTGTATACAAAATAGCAATATTGATATACAGTTTTGATGATTCTTTATTCAAATTTATCAATCAAACAATTGCCAATAGTTTTTTTGATTTTCTGATGCCAATTCTCAGAAATAAATTCACTTGGGTTCCAGTATATATTTTTCTGTTTGTTTTAATGTATAATAAATTTAAAAATAAATTTATACTTTATGTATTATATTTTGTAATTGGCTTTGCAATTGTAGATTTTAGTACACATCAATTTTTAAAACCATTTTTTCATCGTGTACGTCCATGCTACAATGATTTTTTACAAGTAAGATTATTATTGGATTCTTGTGGTGGAAAATGGAGTTTTCCATCTTCACATGCAGCCAATCACGCTTTTATTTCATTTGGTTTATTACAAATTCCATTATTCAAAAATAAACTATACACCATACTTATAATATTATGGCCAATACTAGTTGGTTTTGCACAAATTTATGTTGGCGTACATTATCCATTAGATATCCTAATAGGATATATCTATGGCATATTAATTGCCATTTTATGGTATGAAATTTTTAGAAGATATCTAATTTAG
- a CDS encoding SDR family NAD(P)-dependent oxidoreductase, translating to MSKNIVIIGSGKGISKSVAEKFGSEGYHVILIARSKEKLQEISDELQQKDISVQYYVADAKDSDSMKDVFEQIWENIGFIDTLLYNASKNKQVNIAEETADSITKDFKTNVAAALTAIHLVLPDMEKNNVGTILLTGGGLALHPDPEYGSLSIGKAGLRSLAESLHITLKPKNIYVGTVTVCGFVQDSDEKYNAPQIAEQFWKLNTERNQFEIQY from the coding sequence ATGAGTAAAAATATTGTAATCATAGGTTCAGGAAAAGGAATTAGTAAATCAGTCGCAGAAAAATTTGGTTCAGAAGGTTATCATGTAATATTAATAGCAAGAAGTAAAGAAAAACTACAAGAAATTTCTGATGAATTACAACAAAAAGATATTAGTGTACAATACTATGTTGCTGATGCAAAAGATAGTGATTCTATGAAAGATGTGTTTGAACAAATTTGGGAAAATATAGGTTTTATTGATACTTTGCTGTACAATGCATCGAAAAATAAACAAGTAAATATTGCTGAAGAAACAGCAGATAGCATAACCAAAGATTTTAAAACCAACGTTGCAGCAGCACTCACAGCTATACATTTAGTGCTTCCAGATATGGAAAAAAATAATGTCGGCACAATTTTATTGACAGGTGGTGGTTTGGCATTACATCCAGATCCAGAATATGGCTCACTATCAATTGGCAAAGCAGGTTTAAGAAGTTTAGCAGAATCATTGCACATTACACTAAAGCCAAAAAACATTTATGTAGGCACAGTTACAGTTTGCGGCTTTGTACAAGATAGCGATGAAAAATACAATGCACCACAAATAGCAGAGCAATTTTGGAAATTAAATACTGAACGCAATCAATTTGAAATTCAATATTAA
- a CDS encoding class I SAM-dependent methyltransferase, which produces MQDTTAKPWFETWFDSPFYHTLYKNRDHHEAHTFMDNLTNTLTIDYGRILDLACGKGRHAHYLAEKGYDVVGVDLSKNSIEYANTMYKLPNLEFYVHDMRQPFRLNYFKYVLNLFTSIGYFEQLKDNEAVFDSVYKMLQDSGYFLIDFMNTEKVIKNLVPREKKEIDNIDFYIRRVVENGKIIKHIKVEKEKNIYIYREEVQALMPHHFHQFANQAGFTIVQEFGDYKLNKYNSKLSDRYILLLKK; this is translated from the coding sequence ATGCAAGATACAACAGCAAAACCTTGGTTCGAAACGTGGTTCGACTCTCCATTTTATCATACATTATACAAAAATAGAGATCACCATGAGGCACATACATTTATGGATAATCTAACGAATACATTAACTATAGATTATGGTAGAATATTAGATTTAGCATGTGGCAAAGGCAGACACGCACACTATTTAGCAGAAAAAGGATATGATGTAGTTGGTGTAGACTTGTCAAAAAATAGTATAGAGTATGCCAATACAATGTACAAACTACCCAACTTAGAATTTTATGTACATGATATGCGACAACCTTTTAGATTAAATTATTTTAAATATGTTTTAAATTTATTTACAAGTATCGGGTACTTTGAGCAATTAAAAGATAATGAAGCTGTTTTTGATAGTGTATATAAAATGTTGCAAGACAGTGGCTACTTTTTAATAGATTTTATGAACACAGAAAAAGTAATTAAAAACTTAGTACCACGAGAAAAAAAAGAAATAGATAATATAGATTTTTACATCAGAAGAGTTGTAGAAAATGGAAAAATTATTAAACACATTAAGGTAGAAAAAGAAAAAAATATTTATATTTATAGAGAAGAAGTACAAGCGTTGATGCCACATCATTTTCATCAATTTGCAAATCAAGCTGGATTTACCATTGTACAAGAATTTGGAGATTATAAATTGAATAAATATAATTCTAAATTATCTGATAGATATATATTGTTATTAAAAAAATAA
- a CDS encoding MBL fold metallo-hydrolase yields the protein MEIQFCGAAQTVTGSNHLIKLNNGKQYILDCGLYQGNTEEMLNFNNQWYYKPEDVDALILSHAHIDHSGRIPKLVKDGFNGKIYCTSATRDLCAIMLLDSAHIQINDAKYAQKRGIKNAKPLYTEEDVKKALKLFRTVEYDKWFWVDNDVRAIFKDTGHILGSASITLEIDEDNKKTRIAFSGDIGRWNRPILRDPEFMPEADFVVTESTYGGETHLESPQEIEKILSIITNTCIEKKGKLIIPAFSIGRTQELLYKLDMLYLDGKLPAIPVYLDSPLAINATEIFRMHPECMDDGIEEHLLKDDNPFGWNGLTYVKTKEQSKMLNEQNEPCIIISASGMAEAGRVKHHIFHEIEKTENTILIVGYCAEGTLGAKLVKKPEIVKIFGIEKKVNASIEILGSMSAHADDGEMRKFLSNQKKAHKIFLVHGETKRQERFKANLLNDGFATIEIPKLGEIFKLNN from the coding sequence ATGGAAATACAATTTTGTGGTGCAGCTCAAACAGTAACAGGAAGCAATCATCTAATAAAACTAAACAATGGCAAACAATATATCTTAGATTGTGGTCTATATCAAGGAAATACAGAAGAAATGCTCAATTTCAACAACCAATGGTACTATAAACCAGAAGATGTTGATGCATTAATTTTATCTCATGCACATATTGACCATTCAGGCAGAATTCCAAAACTTGTAAAAGATGGATTTAATGGAAAAATATATTGCACATCAGCCACCAGAGATTTGTGTGCCATTATGTTATTAGATAGCGCACATATACAAATAAATGATGCTAAATATGCACAGAAAAGAGGCATAAAAAATGCAAAACCATTATACACCGAAGAAGATGTGAAAAAAGCACTCAAATTATTTAGAACTGTTGAATACGATAAATGGTTTTGGGTAGATAATGATGTAAGAGCAATTTTTAAAGACACAGGACATATTTTAGGAAGTGCAAGTATTACATTAGAAATTGATGAAGATAATAAGAAAACTAGAATTGCATTTTCGGGCGATATTGGAAGATGGAATAGACCAATTCTTCGTGATCCAGAATTTATGCCAGAAGCAGATTTTGTTGTAACAGAATCAACTTATGGTGGCGAAACACATTTAGAATCACCACAAGAAATAGAAAAAATACTAAGTATAATTACCAATACATGTATAGAAAAAAAAGGAAAATTAATTATTCCAGCATTTAGCATTGGCAGAACACAAGAATTATTGTATAAATTAGATATGTTGTATTTAGATGGAAAATTGCCAGCAATTCCAGTCTATTTAGATAGTCCATTAGCAATTAATGCAACAGAAATATTTAGAATGCACCCAGAATGCATGGATGATGGTATTGAGGAACACTTATTAAAAGATGATAATCCATTTGGTTGGAATGGTTTGACATATGTAAAAACTAAAGAACAATCTAAAATGCTTAATGAGCAAAATGAACCATGCATCATTATCAGTGCATCAGGTATGGCAGAAGCAGGACGAGTAAAACACCACATCTTTCATGAAATAGAAAAAACAGAAAATACAATTTTAATTGTTGGATATTGTGCAGAAGGAACACTTGGTGCTAAGTTGGTAAAAAAGCCAGAGATTGTGAAAATATTTGGTATTGAAAAAAAAGTAAATGCAAGTATTGAAATATTAGGAAGTATGAGTGCACATGCTGATGATGGCGAAATGAGAAAATTTTTAAGTAATCAAAAAAAAGCACACAAAATATTTTTGGTACACGGCGAAACAAAAAGGCAAGAACGCTTTAAAGCAAATTTACTGAATGATGGATTTGCTACAATTGAAATTCCTAAATTAGGAGAAATATTTAAACTTAATAATTAA
- a CDS encoding DUF456 domain-containing protein, whose translation MELAIVVTIGIILIIIGLASCVLPPLPGPPIAYISLLLAHYVLGLKQEIPVWMLIVYAVVIVFVLIIDNFIPIWGTKKFGGTKAGIRGSFVGILVGIFLSPFGGISIVICPLLGAIIGELIAGEDMQVAIKSGIGSFIGFLLTSGLKIILVVFIAVHFIKVTLF comes from the coding sequence ATGGAATTAGCAATTGTAGTAACCATAGGTATTATTTTAATCATTATTGGATTAGCAAGTTGTGTATTGCCACCACTTCCTGGACCACCAATTGCCTATATTTCATTGCTTTTAGCACATTATGTTTTAGGCTTAAAACAAGAAATTCCAGTTTGGATGTTGATAGTGTATGCTGTTGTAATTGTATTTGTTTTAATAATTGATAATTTCATTCCAATTTGGGGAACCAAAAAGTTTGGTGGCACCAAAGCTGGCATTCGTGGTAGTTTTGTTGGTATTTTGGTTGGCATATTTTTATCACCATTTGGCGGAATTTCAATAGTTATTTGTCCATTGTTGGGTGCAATCATTGGAGAGTTGATTGCAGGCGAAGATATGCAAGTTGCCATAAAATCTGGTATTGGTTCATTTATAGGTTTTTTGCTTACCAGTGGTTTGAAAATAATTTTAGTGGTGTTTATCGCAGTACATTTTATTAAAGTAACATTATTTTAG
- a CDS encoding DUF4230 domain-containing protein — translation MSVFFYFKWKTSTPVESIDSSVMVNKIEKVMKMVSVEANFSELLTYQDYDYIDFPGFRKKAIIKVDAKVLVGIDLNKLKIEIKENEKEIIIKNMPSAEILAIDHTVSYYDMQNGVFNSFDEKTLTALQDKAKQLILDKSKQTNIIQQANEQRFEHLELIYYMAKSTGWKVLVDGKELSQKNIQELN, via the coding sequence TTGTCAGTATTTTTTTATTTCAAATGGAAAACTAGCACGCCTGTTGAAAGTATTGATAGTAGTGTAATGGTCAATAAAATAGAAAAGGTAATGAAAATGGTAAGCGTAGAAGCCAATTTTTCTGAGCTACTCACCTATCAAGATTATGATTATATAGATTTTCCTGGCTTTAGAAAAAAAGCAATTATAAAAGTAGATGCAAAAGTATTAGTTGGTATAGATTTGAATAAATTAAAAATAGAAATTAAAGAAAACGAAAAAGAAATTATAATTAAAAATATGCCTAGTGCAGAAATTTTAGCAATAGACCATACTGTGTCATACTATGATATGCAAAATGGTGTGTTTAATTCATTTGATGAAAAAACACTCACAGCATTACAAGATAAAGCGAAGCAATTAATTTTAGACAAATCGAAACAAACAAATATTATTCAACAAGCCAACGAGCAAAGATTTGAGCATCTGGAATTAATCTATTATATGGCAAAAAGCACTGGCTGGAAAGTATTGGTTGATGGAAAAGAATTATCTCAAAAAAATATACAAGAATTAAATTAA
- a CDS encoding cellulase family glycosylhydrolase codes for MKKIIHLVIIITVMVLLVSTQACIPDGGIPTPTPIVDSVLRVKGRFLTDSNGNSVMLRGVNVPAFKEGWDNDIEQVATAVASTKANVVRLAWWTHIAGSPEPQTGTTYYTANDLDRAITTYVNKGILPIIMLHDLTGKADSTQFKNIITNFWTRADIIAVIKKHQKHIVINIANEWGQNWNTNQNNYSQNDINLFINTYKSAITAIRNKGINVPLMIDAYGYADREEIFTSSSYGQSVSNGKYLIDFDPQHNLLFGIHTYYWKWDWQSNQPSIDPINRLNAIVNSGLPFVLVRWEIYCQMVALQLAMLIY; via the coding sequence ATGAAAAAAATAATTCATTTAGTAATAATTATTACAGTAATGGTTTTACTAGTTTCAACACAAGCTTGTATTCCTGATGGTGGAATTCCAACACCAACTCCAATTGTAGATTCTGTACTAAGAGTAAAAGGCAGATTTCTTACTGATAGCAATGGCAATAGTGTCATGCTTCGTGGTGTTAATGTGCCAGCATTTAAAGAAGGTTGGGATAACGATATTGAACAGGTAGCCACTGCTGTAGCATCAACAAAAGCTAATGTTGTTCGTTTAGCTTGGTGGACACATATTGCTGGAAGTCCAGAACCTCAAACAGGTACAACTTACTACACTGCAAATGATTTAGATAGAGCTATTACAACCTATGTAAACAAAGGTATTTTGCCTATCATCATGTTACATGATTTAACTGGAAAGGCTGATTCAACACAATTCAAAAATATTATAACTAATTTTTGGACAAGAGCAGATATTATTGCTGTTATTAAAAAACATCAGAAACATATAGTCATAAATATTGCAAATGAATGGGGACAAAATTGGAATACCAATCAAAATAACTACTCACAAAATGATATAAATTTATTTATCAATACATATAAGTCTGCTATTACAGCTATAAGGAACAAAGGCATTAATGTTCCATTGATGATAGATGCTTATGGCTATGCAGATAGAGAAGAAATATTTACTTCATCATCATATGGACAAAGTGTAAGTAATGGAAAATATTTAATTGATTTTGATCCTCAACATAACTTGTTATTTGGTATTCATACTTACTATTGGAAATGGGACTGGCAAAGCAATCAACCAAGTATAGATCCAATAAATAGATTAAATGCAATAGTAAATAGTGGCTTACCATTTGTATTGGTGAGATGGGAAATATATTGCCAGATGGTAGCTCTACAACTGGCTATGCTGATTTATTAA